One region of Limnospira fusiformis SAG 85.79 genomic DNA includes:
- the rsmG gene encoding 16S rRNA (guanine(527)-N(7))-methyltransferase RsmG, whose protein sequence is MLEELGLGEIQSEGWETLGWIPSDRQLEIFNILYEQILAGNQRLNLTRITDPVGFWEKHLWDSLRGVVPWLSGDKLPLRVIDIGTGAGFPGVPIAIAIPTAEVTLLDSTGKKIAFLQTLIPRLGLENAIPYLGRVEAIAQQSDHRQSYDLVVLRAVAAATVAAEYSLPLLKIGGVAVLYRGQWTPPEQQELQNAIAPLGGKLDSVESFVTPVTESVRHCVYLRKIKPTPDRFPRPVGIPTQKPLGSLSSNS, encoded by the coding sequence GTGTTGGAGGAATTGGGTTTGGGGGAAATTCAGTCGGAAGGTTGGGAAACTCTGGGTTGGATACCTAGCGATCGCCAACTGGAAATTTTTAATATACTCTATGAGCAGATTTTGGCGGGTAATCAACGGCTTAATTTAACCCGCATTACTGATCCGGTGGGGTTTTGGGAAAAGCATTTATGGGATTCTTTGCGGGGGGTCGTACCCTGGTTGTCCGGGGATAAATTGCCTTTGCGGGTGATTGATATTGGTACTGGCGCGGGTTTTCCTGGTGTTCCGATCGCGATCGCTATTCCCACAGCCGAAGTTACATTGCTTGATAGTACCGGTAAGAAAATTGCTTTTTTACAAACTCTCATCCCTCGTCTGGGTCTGGAAAATGCTATCCCCTATTTGGGACGGGTAGAAGCGATCGCTCAACAGTCCGACCATCGCCAAAGTTATGATCTGGTCGTCTTACGCGCTGTCGCTGCTGCTACCGTGGCGGCTGAATATAGTTTACCCCTACTCAAAATTGGCGGCGTGGCGGTACTATATCGCGGTCAATGGACCCCCCCAGAACAGCAGGAGCTACAAAATGCGATCGCTCCCTTGGGCGGTAAACTAGACTCCGTGGAATCCTTTGTCACTCCTGTAACCGAAAGTGTCCGCCACTGCGTCTATTTACGGAAAATTAAACCCACACCCGATCGCTTTCCCCGTCCTGTTGGTATTCCCACCCAAAAACCCCTAGGGTCTCTATCCTCCAACTCGTAG